Proteins encoded within one genomic window of Empedobacter falsenii:
- a CDS encoding glycosyltransferase family 2 protein yields the protein MKLSIIIVSYNAPKHLELCLDSCQEALKNVDGEIIVIDNNSSEIDFIFLKKTFPTVNFLLQKENLGFAKANNIGVENALGEYILILNPDTILPENLFESLVEFHQSKEKIGFVGIRMMDTNGNFHPESKRNIPTAKNSFSKLYSRFNHSKKNNYYKLEVSEFEIAPCEILVGAFMFTTKKIYQEIGGFDPRYFMYGEDIDLSFSAELAGYKNYYKGDITVLHYKGESTKKDKKYYKHFFEAMMIFLAKYYQKNWLHYQLLRSGILIKYLIQLFKFSLHSPKNTSKIEVNAEDLFWINKKSDFKSLSNNHIAIDTSLFTYQEILSIISENNSSLRSFYIRPKNKNYVIGDDKQIINL from the coding sequence ATGAAATTATCGATAATTATTGTTAGTTATAATGCGCCAAAACATTTAGAGCTTTGTCTTGATTCGTGTCAGGAAGCTTTAAAAAATGTAGATGGCGAAATAATTGTAATTGATAATAATTCATCGGAAATTGATTTTATATTCCTAAAAAAAACTTTTCCTACTGTAAACTTTTTACTTCAAAAAGAAAATCTTGGTTTTGCAAAAGCGAATAATATTGGGGTTGAGAATGCTTTGGGAGAATATATTCTAATTCTTAATCCAGATACAATTCTTCCAGAGAATTTATTCGAATCTTTGGTTGAATTTCATCAGTCGAAAGAAAAAATAGGTTTTGTGGGAATACGAATGATGGATACAAACGGCAATTTTCATCCAGAATCAAAACGTAATATTCCGACAGCTAAAAATTCATTTTCTAAGTTGTATAGTCGATTTAATCATTCAAAGAAAAATAATTATTACAAGTTAGAAGTTAGTGAATTTGAAATTGCTCCTTGCGAAATTTTAGTTGGTGCTTTTATGTTCACCACGAAGAAAATCTATCAGGAAATTGGAGGATTTGATCCACGTTATTTTATGTATGGAGAAGATATAGATTTGTCTTTTAGTGCAGAATTGGCTGGTTATAAAAATTATTATAAAGGAGATATAACGGTTTTACATTACAAGGGAGAAAGTACGAAAAAAGATAAAAAATATTATAAACATTTTTTTGAAGCCATGATGATTTTCTTAGCGAAATATTATCAAAAAAATTGGTTGCATTATCAACTTTTACGTTCGGGAATTTTGATTAAATATTTAATTCAATTATTTAAATTTTCTTTACATTCACCTAAAAATACTTCTAAAATAGAAGTAAATGCAGAAGATTTATTTTGGATAAATAAGAAATCAGATTTCAAATCTTTATCAAATAATCATATTGCAATTGATACAAGTTTGTTTACTTATCAAGAGATTTTATCAATCATTTCTGAAAATAACTCTTCTTTACGTTCATTTTATATTCGTCCTAAAAATAAAAATTATGTAATAGGCGATGATAAACAGATTATAAATCTATAA
- the recR gene encoding recombination mediator RecR, whose amino-acid sequence MNYPSKVLERAVEEMSNLPGIGKRTALRLVLHMLNRPKSQTTALSEALSHLVDDVKYCQHCHTISDDEVCDICNNPLREETIICVVEDVRDVMAIENTGQFKGQYHVLGGKISPMEGIGPGQLNIQTLVDRVQNENVKEIIFALSSTMEGDTTVFYLYRQLKNAEIIFSTIARGLGVGDELEYADEATLVRSIQHRIPYSENKF is encoded by the coding sequence ATGAATTACCCAAGCAAGGTTTTAGAGCGAGCTGTAGAAGAGATGTCAAATTTGCCAGGAATAGGAAAGAGAACAGCTTTGCGACTTGTTTTACATATGCTAAATCGTCCCAAATCTCAAACGACAGCTTTATCCGAAGCGCTTTCTCATTTGGTAGATGATGTTAAATATTGTCAACATTGTCATACAATTTCTGATGATGAGGTTTGTGATATTTGCAACAATCCATTGAGAGAAGAAACTATAATTTGTGTAGTGGAAGATGTGCGTGATGTGATGGCGATTGAAAATACAGGACAATTTAAAGGACAATATCACGTTTTAGGAGGAAAGATTTCTCCAATGGAAGGCATTGGACCTGGTCAATTGAATATTCAAACGTTGGTTGATCGTGTTCAAAATGAAAATGTGAAGGAAATAATTTTTGCTTTAAGTTCGACAATGGAAGGAGATACAACTGTTTTCTATTTGTACAGACAATTAAAGAATGCCGAAATTATTTTTTCTACCATTGCACGAGGTCTTGGTGTAGGAGATGAGTTAGAATATGCAGACGAAGCGACGTTGGTTCGTTCTATACAACATCGAATCCCGTATTCAGAAAATAAATTTTAG
- a CDS encoding sodium:solute symporter, translating into MNSTILLLCVIVYFVGLLVISYFTSRNSDNQSFFNGNKKSKWWLVAFGMIGTSLSGVTFISVPGTVGKLTGSEYIYGGFEYYMMVIGFFLGYFIVAGVLLPLYYRMNLTSIYTYLGKRFNVEAHKMGSVFFIISRGIGATARLYLVVNVLQIFLLDNLGVPFWATTFVLLLMILLYTFEGGVKTIVVTDTLQTSFMIISLIACIWFILSHLNLSVGEAYDMMQAKNYTHFINFDPNSKTYFLKTILGGMFITIAMTGLDQEMMQKNISVDNLQNSKKNMLTFAGTLLIVNLAFLFLGGLLYLYAMSEGGFYTTDGFFMEQGGQNIMGDDMFPALSLLGHHFPMIISVIFIIGLISALFPSADGALTAVTSSYCVDLLNINENKEKSEKEKKKIRIRVHLIFTVVFFILIMVFKAINNKSIVYLVMEIAGYTYGPLLGLFAFGILTKRNIYKKYSIITVAILAPIFTYIINELVINFTDYKIGVELIILNGLLTFIGLWLVSSNRQKETIIHS; encoded by the coding sequence ATGAACTCAACAATTTTACTACTTTGTGTTATCGTATACTTTGTAGGACTTTTAGTGATCTCTTACTTCACCAGTCGAAATTCTGACAATCAATCTTTTTTTAACGGAAACAAAAAAAGTAAATGGTGGTTGGTGGCTTTCGGAATGATTGGGACAAGTCTTAGTGGCGTTACCTTTATATCAGTTCCAGGAACGGTCGGAAAATTAACTGGTTCTGAATATATTTATGGAGGATTCGAATACTATATGATGGTGATCGGATTTTTTCTTGGTTATTTTATTGTCGCGGGTGTATTACTTCCGCTCTATTACCGTATGAATCTGACCTCGATTTACACGTATTTAGGAAAACGTTTCAATGTTGAAGCACATAAAATGGGATCGGTTTTCTTTATTATTTCCCGTGGAATTGGCGCAACAGCACGTTTATATTTAGTTGTAAATGTGTTACAAATATTTTTATTAGACAATTTAGGCGTACCATTTTGGGCTACAACATTTGTCTTATTATTGATGATATTATTGTACACGTTTGAAGGTGGAGTAAAAACAATTGTCGTAACAGATACCTTGCAAACATCGTTTATGATCATTAGTTTGATTGCTTGTATTTGGTTTATCCTTTCGCATCTTAATTTATCTGTTGGTGAAGCTTACGATATGATGCAAGCCAAAAATTATACGCATTTCATTAACTTTGATCCAAATTCGAAAACGTATTTCTTAAAAACTATTTTGGGCGGAATGTTTATCACAATTGCTATGACTGGTCTTGACCAAGAAATGATGCAAAAAAATATTTCGGTTGATAATCTTCAAAACTCAAAAAAGAATATGTTGACGTTCGCTGGAACATTATTGATTGTGAATTTAGCGTTCCTATTTTTGGGCGGATTGCTTTATTTATACGCAATGAGCGAAGGTGGTTTTTATACTACTGATGGTTTCTTTATGGAACAAGGCGGACAAAATATTATGGGTGATGATATGTTTCCTGCACTTTCGCTTTTAGGACATCATTTCCCAATGATTATTTCTGTAATTTTTATCATCGGATTAATTTCTGCTTTATTTCCTTCTGCCGATGGTGCTTTAACAGCGGTTACAAGTTCATATTGTGTCGATTTATTAAACATCAACGAAAACAAAGAAAAATCAGAAAAAGAAAAGAAAAAGATTCGTATTCGTGTTCACTTGATTTTCACGGTAGTTTTCTTTATCTTGATTATGGTTTTCAAAGCGATTAACAACAAATCTATTGTTTATCTTGTGATGGAAATTGCAGGTTATACATACGGACCGTTATTAGGATTATTTGCTTTCGGAATTTTAACGAAACGTAACATTTACAAAAAATATTCAATTATTACAGTTGCGATTTTAGCGCCTATTTTTACCTATATCATCAACGAATTAGTGATCAATTTTACCGATTACAAAATTGGTGTTGAATTAATCATTCTGAATGGTTTATTAACTTTTATCGGTCTATGGTTGGTAAGTTCTAATCGTCAAAAAGAAACAATTATTCATTCATAA
- the proC gene encoding pyrroline-5-carboxylate reductase: MKKIAIIGAGNLGISITEGLIKNKAFDPNQIIATRNNLNQIEHLKKLGVTITNDNHFAVKEADYILLCVKPYKVEEVLTQLKDDFTTNKILISVATGISLQTYQNILSQGMSIFRAMPNTAASVEESITCICGNSKDENILNEIKTIFNPIGETVVINEELMNAATVIGACGIAYVLRFIRAMIQGGIEIGFDTQTATKIVTQTVKGAAELLIENGLHPEQEIDKVTTPKGCTIAGLNEMEHQGFSSALIKGIKTSFDKI, from the coding sequence ATGAAAAAAATCGCCATTATTGGAGCAGGAAATTTAGGAATTTCTATAACAGAGGGTTTAATTAAGAATAAAGCATTCGATCCAAATCAAATTATCGCTACAAGAAATAATTTGAATCAAATTGAACATCTTAAAAAGCTTGGTGTAACGATTACAAATGATAATCATTTTGCTGTAAAAGAAGCTGATTATATTCTGTTGTGTGTAAAACCGTACAAAGTGGAAGAAGTTTTGACGCAATTAAAAGACGATTTTACGACCAATAAAATATTAATTTCAGTTGCAACAGGAATTTCATTGCAAACGTATCAAAATATTTTATCACAAGGTATGTCAATTTTTCGTGCAATGCCTAATACAGCTGCTTCTGTGGAAGAATCGATTACATGTATTTGTGGAAATTCGAAAGATGAAAACATTTTAAATGAAATCAAAACGATTTTCAATCCAATTGGCGAAACAGTTGTTATAAATGAGGAGTTGATGAATGCAGCGACTGTAATTGGCGCTTGCGGAATTGCTTATGTTTTACGATTTATAAGAGCAATGATTCAAGGTGGAATCGAAATTGGATTTGACACACAAACTGCTACAAAAATTGTGACACAAACTGTAAAAGGAGCTGCTGAATTATTAATAGAAAACGGTTTGCATCCAGAACAAGAAATTGATAAAGTGACGACACCAAAAGGTTGTACGATTGCTGGATTAAATGAAATGGAACATCAAGGATTTAGTTCTGCTTTAATAAAAGGAATTAAAACTTCTTTTGATAAAATATAA
- a CDS encoding transketolase — MTLQELQTQVQQTRRDILRMVHAVNSGHPGGSLGCAEYFAALYGKIMTYSTDFSMDGKGEDLFFLSNGHISPVFYSTLARSGFFPVSELATFRKLDSRLQGHPTTHEGLPGIRIASGSLGQGLSVALGAAQAKKLNNDDKLVYTLHGDGELQEGQVWEAFMYAAGKKVDNVIATIDYNGRQIDGDTDHVLPLGDLKAKLEAFGWIVLEEKNGNDLEKVIAILEEAKTLTGNGKPVSILLHTEMGNGVDYMMGSHSWHGKAPNDEQLAFALEQNPETELTDY; from the coding sequence ATGACACTTCAAGAACTTCAAACACAAGTACAACAAACAAGGAGAGATATTTTGAGAATGGTACATGCCGTAAATAGTGGACACCCAGGTGGATCATTAGGTTGTGCAGAATATTTTGCTGCATTATACGGTAAAATCATGACTTACTCTACAGACTTCTCTATGGACGGAAAAGGAGAAGATTTATTCTTCTTATCAAACGGTCACATTTCACCAGTTTTCTACAGCACATTAGCTCGTTCAGGATTTTTCCCAGTAAGCGAATTAGCTACATTCAGAAAATTAGATTCTCGTTTACAAGGTCACCCAACAACACACGAAGGTTTACCTGGAATTCGTATCGCTTCTGGTTCTTTAGGACAAGGCTTATCTGTTGCTTTAGGTGCTGCGCAAGCAAAAAAATTAAACAACGACGATAAATTAGTTTACACATTACACGGTGATGGTGAATTACAAGAAGGTCAAGTTTGGGAAGCTTTTATGTATGCTGCTGGTAAAAAAGTAGATAATGTAATTGCAACGATTGACTACAATGGTCGTCAAATTGATGGTGACACAGACCACGTTTTACCTTTAGGAGATTTGAAAGCTAAATTAGAAGCTTTTGGATGGATTGTTTTAGAAGAAAAAAATGGAAATGACTTAGAAAAAGTAATTGCTATTTTAGAAGAAGCTAAAACATTAACAGGAAACGGAAAACCAGTTTCAATTTTATTACACACAGAAATGGGTAATGGAGTTGATTATATGATGGGAAGCCACTCTTGGCACGGAAAAGCGCCTAACGATGAGCAATTAGCATTTGCATTAGAGCAAAATCCTGAAACTGAATTGACAGATTATTAA
- a CDS encoding transketolase family protein: MDLTYTEKKDTRSGFGDGLTELGRTNPNVVALCADLIGSLKMDQFIKENPERFFQIGIAEANMMGIAAGLTIGGKIPFTGTFAEFSTARVYDQIRQSIAYSNKNVKIAASHAGLTLGEDGATHQTLEDIGLMKMLPGMVVINPCDYNQTKAATIAAAEYEGPVYLRFGRPAVPVFTPADQKFEIGKGILMNEGSDVTIVATGHLVWESLVAAAELEKEGISCEVINIHTIKPLDEEIILNSVKKTGKIVTAEEHNILGGLGESVARVLAQKLPTKQAFVAVNDKFGESGTPSDLMKKYGIDSTAVIEKVKSLL; this comes from the coding sequence ATAGACTTAACATACACAGAAAAAAAAGATACACGTAGTGGATTCGGAGATGGATTGACAGAGTTAGGAAGAACAAATCCTAACGTTGTTGCATTGTGTGCTGACTTGATTGGTTCATTGAAAATGGATCAATTTATCAAAGAAAACCCAGAGCGTTTTTTCCAAATTGGTATTGCTGAAGCAAACATGATGGGAATTGCTGCAGGTTTGACAATTGGAGGTAAAATTCCTTTCACAGGAACTTTCGCTGAATTTTCTACAGCTCGTGTGTACGATCAAATTCGTCAATCTATCGCTTACTCTAACAAAAATGTAAAAATCGCTGCATCGCACGCTGGTTTAACATTAGGAGAAGATGGTGCAACTCACCAAACATTAGAAGATATTGGTTTGATGAAAATGTTACCAGGAATGGTGGTTATCAATCCTTGTGATTACAATCAAACTAAAGCGGCTACAATTGCTGCAGCTGAATACGAAGGTCCTGTTTACTTACGTTTCGGACGTCCTGCTGTTCCAGTTTTCACGCCAGCTGACCAAAAATTTGAAATTGGTAAAGGTATCTTAATGAACGAAGGTTCTGATGTAACAATTGTTGCGACAGGTCATTTAGTTTGGGAATCTTTAGTTGCTGCTGCTGAGTTAGAAAAAGAAGGAATTTCTTGTGAGGTAATCAATATTCATACTATCAAACCATTGGATGAAGAAATTATCTTAAACTCTGTAAAGAAAACAGGAAAAATTGTAACAGCTGAAGAACACAATATTTTAGGTGGTTTAGGAGAATCTGTTGCAAGAGTTTTAGCACAAAAATTACCAACAAAACAAGCTTTTGTTGCGGTTAATGATAAATTTGGTGAATCTGGAACACCTTCAGATTTAATGAAAAAATATGGAATCGATTCTACTGCTGTAATCGAGAAAGTAAAATCTTTACTTTAA
- a CDS encoding LuxR C-terminal-related transcriptional regulator produces the protein MKKANQKSITEYASIVKKLWSENTDSRTFNEKDESFQSINDYLQTLGSLALGESFMYFISPNSATFEYVSPQCEDILGYLPNEYTAELCVEIVHPDDLQHVIDIQQRISNFSMEIVPEERINYKFTYDFRVIDKKGEIHQIHLQHFFYELSKNFLPNRVFCLATDITQIKVGGKPTMHIYNIKDGLNNLLNSKTNSSLQLTKKETEIIEFLIKGYTSQDIADAIGLSKHTIDTHRRNILKKNDCSNTSELFSLYFKK, from the coding sequence ATGAAAAAAGCAAATCAAAAATCTATAACTGAATATGCAAGTATTGTAAAAAAATTGTGGAGTGAAAATACAGATAGTAGAACCTTTAACGAAAAAGATGAGAGTTTTCAATCGATTAATGATTATTTACAAACTTTAGGAAGTCTTGCTCTTGGTGAATCTTTCATGTATTTTATCAGTCCTAATTCTGCAACTTTCGAATATGTATCTCCTCAATGCGAGGATATTTTGGGTTATCTACCTAACGAATACACTGCTGAATTATGCGTAGAAATCGTACATCCAGATGATTTGCAACATGTAATTGATATTCAGCAACGAATTTCAAATTTCAGTATGGAAATTGTTCCAGAAGAAAGAATCAATTATAAATTCACCTATGATTTTCGTGTGATAGATAAAAAAGGTGAAATTCATCAAATTCATTTGCAACATTTCTTTTACGAATTAAGTAAGAATTTTTTACCAAATCGAGTTTTTTGCTTAGCGACTGACATCACACAAATAAAGGTTGGAGGGAAACCGACCATGCATATTTACAACATCAAAGATGGATTGAATAATCTTCTTAATTCAAAAACAAATTCATCTTTACAACTTACAAAAAAAGAAACGGAGATTATAGAATTTCTGATCAAAGGTTACACAAGTCAGGATATTGCTGATGCAATTGGCTTAAGTAAACATACTATTGATACACATCGAAGAAATATTTTGAAGAAAAACGATTGTTCTAATACATCAGAATTATTTAGTCTTTACTTCAAAAAATAG